Proteins from a single region of Labedella gwakjiensis:
- a CDS encoding flavin monoamine oxidase family protein produces MEHVDTIVVGAGVAGLTAARLLEDAGRRVVVLEARDRVGGRVWTDRRDGLVTDMGASWIHGITDSAVFEAVEAFGMDTVEFTVGGYQPDSRPIAYYDPNGVRLSDAEAQVFAADIHAVDAALLPVIAASGPGDSYHDATEAALAAQGWEAERAERVREYLQHRTEEQYGAWIEDLAAHGLDDDVTDGDEVVFPDGYDRLPRHLADGLDVRLEHVVSRVDWAEDGVTVTTDHGAFRGRDAVVTVPVGVLQSDEFTISPPLAEPNAGALSRLAMNAFEKVVLRFPSRFWDDDVYAIRQQGPEGVWWHSWYDLTRLHGDPTLLTFAAGPAAREMRGWAEERVVESVLSQLRRLYGDRVEQPTSARVSAWQDDPFSRGSYAYMTVGSTTADHDDLAAPIGGVLHLAGEATWTDDPATVTAALHSGHRAAENVLGREIRIADLWSR; encoded by the coding sequence ATGGAACACGTCGACACGATCGTGGTGGGCGCCGGCGTGGCGGGCCTCACCGCTGCCCGGCTCCTGGAGGACGCCGGCCGACGGGTGGTCGTGTTGGAGGCACGCGATCGCGTCGGCGGACGCGTGTGGACCGATCGCCGAGACGGACTCGTCACCGACATGGGAGCCTCCTGGATCCACGGGATCACCGACAGTGCCGTGTTCGAGGCTGTCGAGGCATTCGGAATGGACACCGTCGAGTTCACCGTGGGCGGCTACCAGCCCGACAGCCGCCCGATCGCGTACTACGACCCGAACGGCGTCCGCCTGTCGGACGCCGAGGCTCAGGTGTTCGCGGCGGACATCCACGCGGTCGACGCCGCACTCCTGCCCGTGATCGCTGCGTCGGGACCTGGGGACTCCTACCACGACGCGACAGAGGCCGCCCTCGCGGCGCAGGGCTGGGAGGCGGAGCGCGCCGAACGGGTTCGCGAGTATCTGCAGCACCGCACGGAGGAGCAGTACGGCGCGTGGATCGAGGACCTCGCGGCGCACGGGCTCGACGACGATGTGACCGACGGAGACGAGGTGGTCTTCCCCGACGGCTACGACCGCCTCCCTCGACACCTCGCGGACGGGCTCGACGTCCGCCTCGAGCACGTCGTGTCCCGCGTGGACTGGGCGGAGGACGGCGTCACCGTGACGACCGACCACGGAGCATTCCGCGGACGCGACGCCGTCGTCACCGTCCCGGTGGGCGTGCTCCAGTCGGACGAGTTCACCATCTCTCCCCCTCTCGCCGAGCCGAACGCCGGCGCCCTCTCCAGGCTCGCCATGAACGCCTTCGAGAAGGTCGTCCTTCGGTTCCCTAGCCGGTTCTGGGACGACGACGTCTACGCGATCCGGCAGCAGGGTCCTGAGGGCGTGTGGTGGCATTCCTGGTACGACCTGACCAGGCTGCATGGCGACCCGACCCTGCTGACGTTCGCCGCCGGGCCCGCCGCGCGCGAGATGCGCGGATGGGCCGAGGAGCGGGTCGTCGAGTCCGTCCTCTCCCAGCTGCGCCGGCTGTACGGCGACCGCGTCGAGCAGCCCACGAGCGCGCGCGTCAGCGCGTGGCAGGACGATCCGTTCTCCCGCGGCTCCTACGCCTACATGACGGTGGGATCGACGACGGCCGACCACGACGACCTCGCGGCGCCGATCGGCGGTGTCCTCCACCTCGCCGGCGAGGCCACGTGGACCGATGACCCGGCCACTGTCACGGCCGCGCTGCACTCCGGGCATCGCGCCGCGGAGAACGTGCTCGGCCGGGAGATCCGGATCGCAGACCTCTGGTCGAGGTGA
- a CDS encoding sigma-70 family RNA polymerase sigma factor, with protein sequence MSTLTRAGVPARSTVASRSRCDRTVGVDPAAPHDLIHGHLALAEALAERWSTRPSERFDLRQVAYLGLVQAAKRFDRGRGVFAAFAASYIRGELMHYLRDTSRTIRLPRAIAEKAGPDGVAAPLSLDAALTLDGEDVPFSSTVGDFDRRLDAVESRVPLLSALRSLPKDARLVVYLRYFEDLTQDEIAHRTGSTQKAVSRLLAASLRSLRQELSGSAPHLPGPRTAHR encoded by the coding sequence GTGTCCACTCTCACCCGAGCCGGGGTCCCCGCACGCTCGACCGTCGCATCGAGATCTCGTTGCGATCGTACGGTCGGCGTCGATCCCGCCGCGCCCCACGACCTGATCCACGGCCATCTCGCGCTCGCCGAGGCCCTCGCCGAACGGTGGTCGACCCGGCCGTCCGAGCGATTCGACCTCCGGCAGGTCGCCTACCTCGGTCTGGTCCAGGCCGCCAAGCGGTTCGACCGGGGACGGGGTGTCTTCGCCGCGTTCGCCGCGTCCTACATCCGCGGAGAGCTCATGCACTACCTCCGCGACACCTCACGGACGATCCGACTCCCTCGCGCCATCGCGGAGAAGGCCGGCCCGGACGGAGTCGCCGCACCGCTCTCGCTCGACGCCGCGCTCACGCTCGACGGTGAGGACGTTCCGTTCTCGTCGACCGTCGGCGACTTCGATCGTCGACTCGACGCCGTCGAATCCCGCGTGCCGCTGCTCAGCGCGCTGCGCTCACTGCCGAAGGATGCTCGGCTCGTGGTCTACCTGCGGTACTTCGAGGACCTCACGCAAGACGAGATCGCTCATCGGACGGGCTCGACGCAGAAGGCCGTCTCCCGCTTGCTCGCAGCGTCGCTCCGATCTCTTCGACAGGAGCTGTCTGGGTCGGCTCCACATCTCCCAGGGCCGCGAACAGCTCACCGCTGA
- a CDS encoding ABC transporter substrate-binding protein, giving the protein MTSASRRRARLLTITATATGAALVLAGCAGGSNDGGSSSSAITVGTTDKVTVLDPAGSYDNGSFAVMNQVFPFLMNTPYGSPDVEPDIAESAEFTSPTQYTVTLKEGLTFANGNELTSSDVKFTFDRQLAIADENGPSSLLYNLDSVETPDDLTAVFNLKSENDQVFPQILSSPVGPIVDEDVFSATELTSDSDIVDGEAFAGQYTIESYDFNNLISFKANPDYQGVLGAPENEQVVLQYFADSSNLKLAIQEGEIDVAHRSLSPTDIADLEGNDDVSVETGPGGEIRYIVFNFDTQPFGAQTPEADEAKALAVRQAVADLIDRDALSEDTYKGTYTPLYSFVPEGLTGATEPLKELYGDGEGGPDADKAAARLADAGIDGPVELNLQYSNDHYGPTSGDEYAAIKSQLEESGLFTVNLQTTEWVQYSKDRTSDVYPLYQLGWFPDYSDADNYLTPFFLTENFLGNHYDNPEVNDLILQQATTVDPDERASVIGEIQQKVAEDLSTIPYLQGAQVAVVGSDVSGVTLDASFKFRFAPLTKG; this is encoded by the coding sequence ATGACATCCGCATCCAGGCGTCGAGCGCGCCTCCTCACCATCACAGCAACCGCAACGGGCGCAGCCCTCGTTCTCGCCGGTTGCGCCGGCGGGTCGAATGACGGCGGCTCCTCCTCCAGCGCCATCACCGTCGGCACGACCGACAAGGTGACGGTCCTCGACCCCGCCGGCTCGTACGACAACGGATCGTTCGCGGTCATGAACCAGGTGTTCCCGTTCCTCATGAACACCCCGTACGGCAGCCCCGACGTCGAGCCGGACATCGCGGAGTCCGCCGAATTCACCTCGCCGACCCAGTACACGGTGACCCTCAAGGAGGGCCTCACGTTCGCGAACGGCAACGAGCTCACCTCGTCCGACGTGAAGTTCACGTTCGACCGCCAGCTCGCGATCGCCGATGAGAACGGCCCGTCTTCGCTGCTCTACAACCTCGACAGCGTCGAGACGCCTGACGACCTCACGGCCGTCTTCAACCTCAAGAGCGAGAACGACCAGGTCTTCCCGCAGATCCTCTCGAGCCCCGTCGGCCCGATCGTGGACGAGGACGTGTTCTCGGCGACCGAGCTCACGAGCGACTCCGACATCGTCGACGGTGAGGCGTTCGCAGGCCAGTACACGATCGAGAGCTACGACTTCAACAACCTCATCTCGTTCAAGGCCAACCCGGACTACCAGGGCGTCCTCGGCGCTCCGGAGAACGAGCAGGTCGTCCTCCAGTACTTCGCCGACTCCTCGAACCTCAAGCTCGCGATCCAGGAGGGCGAGATCGACGTCGCGCACCGCAGCCTCTCGCCGACCGACATCGCCGACCTCGAGGGCAACGACGACGTGAGCGTCGAGACCGGCCCGGGCGGCGAGATCCGCTACATCGTCTTCAACTTCGACACGCAGCCCTTCGGCGCCCAGACCCCGGAGGCCGACGAGGCCAAGGCCCTCGCCGTCCGCCAGGCCGTCGCCGATCTCATCGACCGTGACGCCCTCTCCGAGGATACGTACAAGGGCACCTACACCCCGCTCTACTCGTTCGTCCCCGAGGGACTGACAGGCGCCACCGAGCCCCTCAAGGAGCTCTACGGCGACGGCGAAGGCGGACCGGACGCCGACAAGGCGGCCGCACGACTGGCCGACGCCGGCATCGACGGACCCGTCGAGCTGAACCTCCAGTACTCGAACGACCACTACGGACCCACCTCCGGCGACGAGTACGCCGCGATCAAGTCGCAGCTCGAGGAGTCCGGCCTGTTCACCGTGAACCTGCAGACCACCGAGTGGGTGCAGTACTCGAAGGACCGGACGAGCGACGTCTACCCGCTCTACCAGCTCGGGTGGTTCCCCGACTACTCGGACGCCGACAACTACCTCACCCCGTTCTTCCTCACGGAGAACTTCCTCGGCAACCACTACGACAACCCCGAGGTCAACGACCTCATCCTCCAGCAGGCCACGACCGTCGACCCCGACGAGCGCGCCTCGGTGATCGGTGAGATCCAGCAGAAGGTCGCGGAGGACCTGTCGACGATCCCGTACCTGCAGGGTGCACAGGTCGCCGTCGTCGGTTCCGACGTCAGCGGAGTGACGCTCGACGCGTCGTTCAAGTTCCGCTTCGCCCCTCTCACGAAGGGCTGA
- a CDS encoding MBL fold metallo-hydrolase: MELTKLEHAALILEEAGRRLFIDPGAFTTAITDGTRADAIVVTHEHPDHWTREQLDRIVQASPGVTIFAPAGVAAAAGDIPITVVAHGDSVTAGPFRLRFFGRKHAVIHESIPVVDNVGVLVNDALYYGGDSFTIPDGVDVNVLAAPAGAPWMKVSETIDYVLAVKPRHAFPTHEMVLSRAGKDMSNQRLAWATEQGGGTFHPLEPGDKLSV; the protein is encoded by the coding sequence ATGGAACTCACGAAGCTCGAACATGCCGCTCTCATCCTCGAGGAAGCGGGCAGGCGCCTCTTCATCGACCCCGGTGCGTTCACCACCGCCATCACCGACGGCACGCGGGCCGACGCGATCGTCGTCACCCACGAACACCCCGATCATTGGACGCGCGAGCAGCTCGACCGCATCGTCCAGGCGAGTCCCGGCGTCACGATCTTCGCTCCCGCTGGAGTCGCGGCAGCGGCCGGAGACATCCCGATCACGGTTGTCGCGCACGGTGACTCCGTGACCGCCGGTCCCTTCCGGCTTCGCTTCTTCGGCCGCAAGCACGCCGTCATCCACGAGTCCATCCCGGTGGTCGACAACGTCGGTGTCCTCGTGAACGACGCGTTGTACTACGGCGGTGACTCCTTCACGATCCCCGACGGTGTCGACGTGAACGTCCTGGCAGCCCCGGCGGGCGCTCCCTGGATGAAGGTGTCCGAGACGATCGACTACGTGCTCGCCGTGAAGCCGCGGCACGCGTTCCCCACCCACGAGATGGTGCTGTCTCGCGCGGGTAAGGACATGTCGAACCAGCGACTCGCGTGGGCGACGGAACAGGGCGGCGGCACGTTCCACCCGCTCGAGCCCGGCGACAAGCTCTCCGTCTGA
- a CDS encoding YegS/Rv2252/BmrU family lipid kinase, with protein sequence MSTSSRTIAVAVNPAAAGGASRRVGSAVVDTLRSAGVDVRVIAAVDEGELRSRLGDAVASAVDAVVVVGGDGVVNLAVDVLAGTGTPLGIVPAGTGNDAARELGVPIDDPAAACRRVVDALAGGGRLIDVGVIESLGGGAGERRRFLCAVSAGFDALVNERANALRFPRGPQRYTVALLLELLRLRARRYRVTVDGRAYELDSVLLAVANLGSIGGGMRIVPFASAEDGRLDALVVAPVSRLRFLRLFPRVFAGRHTELDVVSFLSGSVITIDAEETIVAYADGERIGPLPVRISLEERALRVLI encoded by the coding sequence GTGTCCACAAGTAGTCGTACCATCGCCGTCGCCGTGAACCCGGCTGCGGCCGGGGGAGCGAGTCGACGGGTCGGGTCCGCGGTCGTCGACACCCTGCGTTCCGCGGGCGTCGACGTCCGGGTCATCGCGGCTGTGGACGAGGGCGAGCTGCGCTCGCGCCTGGGTGACGCCGTCGCGTCGGCCGTCGACGCCGTCGTGGTGGTCGGCGGTGACGGTGTGGTCAATCTCGCCGTCGACGTCCTGGCCGGTACCGGGACGCCCCTCGGCATCGTGCCGGCAGGGACCGGGAACGACGCTGCCCGTGAGCTCGGCGTGCCGATCGATGATCCAGCTGCGGCGTGCCGTCGCGTGGTGGACGCGCTCGCGGGGGGAGGTCGCCTCATCGACGTCGGCGTGATCGAATCCCTCGGCGGAGGAGCGGGGGAGCGGCGGCGATTCCTGTGCGCCGTGTCAGCAGGCTTCGATGCCCTCGTGAACGAGCGCGCGAACGCTCTCAGATTTCCGAGAGGGCCGCAGCGCTACACCGTCGCTCTCCTCCTAGAACTCCTCCGGCTCCGCGCGCGACGGTATCGGGTCACCGTCGATGGGCGCGCGTATGAGCTCGACTCCGTCCTCCTCGCTGTCGCCAACCTCGGATCGATCGGAGGCGGGATGCGCATCGTCCCGTTCGCGTCCGCCGAGGACGGTCGGCTGGACGCGCTCGTCGTCGCTCCGGTGAGCCGGCTGCGGTTCCTCCGCCTGTTCCCGCGGGTCTTCGCGGGTCGTCACACGGAGCTCGACGTCGTCTCCTTCCTCTCGGGGTCCGTCATCACGATCGACGCGGAGGAGACGATCGTCGCCTACGCCGACGGCGAGCGGATCGGTCCTCTGCCGGTGCGGATCTCGCTCGAAGAACGAGCTCTGCGGGTGCTGATCTGA
- a CDS encoding DUF6328 family protein — MNDRSSPSDADADAQPDGRRETHNERLDRHWADLLQELRVTQTGTQILTGFLLALAFQPAFADLDRVQTGVYLTLVCLAVLATVTGLAPVSSHRVLYGRLVKERVVAFGDVLLRITLVTISLLLVGVVFFLFDVVLDRTAGLVAGALAFAVLVALWLVAPLAVRRLDDSDDITNA, encoded by the coding sequence GTGAACGATCGCTCCTCCCCATCCGATGCCGACGCGGACGCTCAACCCGATGGACGGCGAGAGACGCACAACGAACGACTCGACCGCCACTGGGCAGATCTCCTCCAGGAGTTGCGCGTCACCCAGACGGGAACGCAGATCCTCACGGGCTTCCTCCTCGCCCTCGCCTTCCAGCCGGCGTTCGCCGATCTCGACCGTGTGCAGACCGGGGTGTACTTGACGCTCGTGTGCCTCGCCGTACTGGCGACAGTGACGGGCCTGGCGCCGGTGAGCTCCCACCGTGTCCTCTACGGCCGTCTCGTGAAGGAAAGGGTGGTGGCCTTCGGCGACGTCCTCCTGAGGATCACTCTCGTGACGATCTCGCTGCTCCTCGTCGGCGTGGTGTTCTTCCTGTTCGACGTCGTGCTCGATCGCACCGCTGGTCTGGTCGCGGGAGCGCTCGCCTTCGCGGTCCTCGTCGCGCTGTGGCTGGTCGCGCCGCTCGCCGTGCGCCGACTGGACGACTCGGACGACATCACAAATGCATGA
- a CDS encoding YciI family protein gives MTNYLISFPSEAMMLSEAELSEVVETSHAVVRDMRDAGVLVFAGGIDESTPPVRVAADAAVTPGTYPQTVGFNGGFTVIDVPNREEAVEWAARVAAACRCDQELRAFGEDALD, from the coding sequence ATGACGAACTACCTGATCTCGTTCCCGAGCGAGGCGATGATGCTCTCAGAGGCGGAGCTGTCCGAGGTCGTGGAGACCTCCCACGCGGTGGTCCGGGACATGCGCGATGCCGGCGTCCTCGTCTTCGCGGGCGGGATCGACGAGAGCACCCCACCGGTGCGCGTCGCGGCGGATGCCGCGGTCACTCCGGGCACGTACCCGCAGACGGTCGGATTCAACGGCGGATTCACCGTCATCGACGTTCCGAATCGGGAGGAAGCCGTGGAATGGGCTGCGCGGGTCGCGGCAGCGTGCCGGTGCGATCAGGAGCTCCGTGCGTTCGGAGAGGACGCGCTCGATTGA
- a CDS encoding ABC transporter permease — protein MNATIRTDDPATTPAPAATPRKPRQAGSNLGRYILIRFLLIFPTIFILVTLVFLLMRTTGDPITAALGGRLTADQLAERVAAAGYDRPLFVQYVEYLGQIFTGNFGTTLSDNRPVVEVLVVYGAATVELAFYALLVAFVVGIPLGMVAAYFRDRTPDAFLRILAILFYATPVFFAGLLLKLVFAVTLKWLPVSGRASTTSELQFALLDGRSGFYIVDAFRTGDAEVIGDVLAHAVLPGLALGLLTAGVFLRLVRTNMIGTLSTDYVDAARSRGVSELRLVRTHAYRPALIPIITVIGLQVALLLGGAVLTETTFEWKGLGFQLSEYLQARDFVAVQGIVVLLAVIVAVTNFLVDIIAALIDPRVRY, from the coding sequence CTGAACGCCACAATCCGCACCGACGATCCGGCGACGACGCCGGCTCCGGCTGCGACCCCGCGGAAGCCACGACAGGCCGGCTCGAATCTCGGGCGCTACATCCTGATCCGCTTCCTGCTCATCTTCCCCACGATCTTCATCCTCGTCACCCTCGTGTTCCTCCTCATGAGGACGACGGGCGACCCGATCACCGCGGCCCTCGGAGGCCGTCTCACAGCCGATCAGCTCGCCGAGCGGGTGGCCGCCGCCGGATACGATCGGCCGCTGTTCGTCCAGTACGTCGAGTACCTCGGCCAGATCTTCACCGGGAACTTCGGAACGACGCTGTCCGACAACCGTCCGGTCGTCGAGGTCCTCGTCGTCTATGGAGCGGCGACAGTGGAGCTCGCGTTCTACGCGCTTCTCGTCGCCTTCGTCGTCGGCATCCCGCTGGGGATGGTCGCGGCGTACTTCCGAGACCGCACCCCTGACGCCTTCCTGCGCATCCTCGCGATCCTGTTCTACGCGACGCCCGTCTTCTTCGCCGGGCTGCTGCTGAAACTCGTCTTCGCGGTGACCCTGAAATGGCTGCCCGTCTCCGGGCGCGCGTCGACGACCTCCGAGCTGCAGTTCGCTCTGCTCGACGGACGCTCCGGTTTCTACATCGTGGACGCGTTCCGCACGGGTGACGCCGAGGTCATCGGCGACGTCCTCGCGCACGCGGTCCTGCCGGGGCTCGCCCTCGGCCTGCTCACGGCCGGTGTCTTCCTCCGCCTCGTGCGCACGAACATGATCGGGACACTCAGTACCGACTACGTCGATGCTGCGCGTTCGCGCGGAGTGAGCGAGCTGCGACTCGTCCGCACCCACGCATACCGACCGGCTCTGATCCCCATCATCACGGTGATCGGCCTGCAGGTCGCGCTCCTGCTCGGCGGAGCCGTGCTCACCGAGACGACCTTCGAGTGGAAGGGACTCGGGTTCCAGCTGTCCGAGTACCTCCAGGCGCGCGACTTCGTCGCCGTGCAGGGGATCGTCGTCCTGCTCGCCGTCATCGTGGCCGTGACCAACTTCCTCGTCGACATCATCGCGGCGCTCATCGACCCGAGGGTGAGGTACTGA